The proteins below come from a single Rosa rugosa chromosome 2, drRosRugo1.1, whole genome shotgun sequence genomic window:
- the LOC133730925 gene encoding cysteine-rich receptor-like protein kinase 44, producing the protein MGSSIWLLLIFSTLRYSQIYSIEEEDPVIYVSSSNDALNAQAFGQVLYPLLEILRDRAASGDSRKKYAAGHATVPGYETIYAQAECTPDLDKVSCSNCLKNCISAIPRCCGGKQGARILKPSCNIRYEVSQFYESTADSVVNVSAHPAPAPVLPPKQGKKSNTKRNIIIIIVVVIAFDTMLLGGICIFLRVKQPKVKLDDNNSEEISLAESLQYDFEDIRSATDDFSDKNKLGQGGFGAVYKGRLLNGQYIAVKRLSKSSTQGDREFKNEVMLLAQLPHRNLVRLLGFCLKGEERLLIYEYIPNTSLNHFIFDPINHGHLDWETRYKIIGGIARGLLYLHEESRIRIIHRDLKASNILLGKDMNPKIADFGMARMFVIDQTQGDTMTIVGTYGYMAPEYVIHGRFSVKSDVFSFGVLILEIVSGKKIGSFRNGENEEDLLSYAWRNWRDDTIPNIIDPTLITGSRNETNRCIHIGLLCVQENANDRPTMVSLTSMLNSHSLTLPIPSKPAYYSQYNSELDISRLGLRLTETFDESKNFVYVSRNEVSNITEPYPR; encoded by the exons ATGGGTTCCTCAATATGGTTGCTTCTTATCTTCTCTACGCTACGTTACTCGCAGATATATAGTATTGAGGAAGAGGACCCTGTTATATATGTATCCAGCTCGAACGACGCATTAAACGCACAAGCGTTCGGGCAGGTGCTCTACCCCTTGTTGGAAATTTTAAGAGACCGAGCTGCTTCAGGGGATTCTCGAAAAAAATATGCAGCAGGACATGCAACTGTTCCGGGATACGAAACTATATATGCACAGGCGGAGTGCACTCCGGACCTAGACAAAGTCAGTTGCAGTAATTGCCTGAAGAATTGCATCTCTGCCATTCCACGATGTTGTGGTGGAAAGCAAGGAGCTAGAATTCTTAAACCAAGCTGTAATATAAGGTATGAGGTCAGTCAATTCTATGAGTCTACAGCTGATTCAGTAGTAAATGTTTCAGCTCATCCAGCTCCAGCTCCTGTACTTCCACCTAAGCAag GAAAGAAGAGTAACACAAAAAGAAATATCATCATTATCATTGTGGTTGTGATTGCTTTTGACACTATGCTTCTGGGCGGCATATGCATTTTCTTAAGAGTCAAGCAGCCAAAGGTAAAACTTGATG ATAATAATTCTGAAGAAATTAGCCTCGCTGAATCGTTACAATATGACTTTGAAGATATAAGATCTGCAACGGATGACTTTTCGGATAAAAATAAGCTTGGACAAGGTGGATTTGGAGCTGTTTACAAG GGTAGACTATTAAACGGACAATATATAGCTGTGAAAAGGCTCTCCAAGAGTTCCACACAAGGTGATCGGGAATTTAAAAATGAAGTCATGTTACTTGCTCAACTTCCACATCGAAACTTAGTAAGGCTTTTAGGCTTTTGCTTGAAAGGAGAGGAAAGGCTACTCATTTACGAATATATACCTAATACAAGTCTTAATCACTTCATTTTTG atcCAATTAATCATGGACATTTGGACTGGGAAACACGTTACAAAATCATAGGAGGAATTGCTCGTGGTCTTCTTTACCTCCATGAAGAGTCTCGAATTCGAATTATTCACCGTGATCTTAAAGCTAGCAACATTCTGCTAGGTAAAGATATGAACccaaaaattgcagattttggtATGGCTAGAATGTTTGTCATAGATCAAACTCAAGGAGATACAATGACCATCGTTGGGACCTA TGGATATATGGCACCAGAATATGTAATTCACGGGCGCTTTTCAGTAAAATCAGATGTCTTCAGTTTTGGCGTGTTAATTCTTGAGATAGTTAGTGGCAAGAAGATTGGTAGTTTCCGGAATGGTGAAAATGAGGAGGACCTTTTAAGCTAT GCCTGGAGAAATTGGAGGGACGATACAATTCCAAATATCATAGATCCCACATTGATAACAGGCTCAAGAAATGAAACGAACAGATGCATTCATATTGGTTTGCTATGTGTTCAAGAAAATGCGAATGACAGACCAACCATGGTTTCCCTTACTTCCATGCTTAACAGTCATTCTCTCACACTCCCAATACCCTCGAAACCTGCATATTATTCGCAATACAATTCTGAATTAGACATATCCAGGTTGGGATTGAGACTTACTGAGACATTTGATGAATCCAAAAACTTTGTGTATGTGTCAAGAAATGAGGTTTCGAATATTACTGAACCATACCCACGTTAG